The Brevibacillus brevis genome contains a region encoding:
- a CDS encoding ABC transporter ATP-binding protein: MEILKIEHLSKVFGKGDTAVKALDDVSFSVNKGEFVAIVGPSGSGKSTLLHLLGGVDRPTSGKVFVDSTDMYSLNETQLAIFRRRQIGLIYQFYNLLPILTVEENMQLPILLDEHQVDQRQFEDLVNTLNLKNRLNHLPNQLSGGQQQRVSIGRALMNQPAIILADEPTGNLDSKNSSEIIDLLKMFNKTLHQTLIMITHDERIALQADRIIAIEDGRIARDEVIRP, from the coding sequence ATGGAAATTCTGAAGATCGAACATCTGTCTAAAGTGTTTGGAAAAGGTGACACGGCAGTAAAAGCACTCGATGACGTATCCTTCTCGGTGAACAAAGGGGAGTTCGTCGCTATCGTCGGTCCGTCCGGTTCGGGAAAATCAACTCTTTTACATTTGCTAGGCGGTGTGGATCGACCAACAAGCGGAAAAGTGTTTGTGGATAGTACGGACATGTACAGTCTGAATGAAACACAGTTGGCGATTTTCAGGCGGAGGCAAATCGGCTTGATTTATCAGTTCTACAATCTTCTTCCGATTTTAACGGTGGAAGAAAACATGCAGCTCCCGATCTTGCTCGATGAGCACCAGGTGGATCAGAGGCAGTTTGAGGACCTTGTGAATACGTTGAATTTAAAAAATCGCTTAAATCATCTGCCCAACCAGCTTTCCGGTGGACAGCAGCAGCGGGTCTCGATAGGAAGAGCGTTGATGAATCAGCCCGCGATCATACTGGCAGATGAGCCAACCGGCAATTTGGACAGCAAAAACAGCAGCGAAATCATTGACTTATTGAAAATGTTCAACAAAACCTTGCATCAGACGTTGATTATGATTACCCATGATGAGCGAATTGCTTTGCAGGCCGATCGCATTATCGCGATTGAAGATGGACGGATTGCGAGAGACGAGGTCATTCGACCATGA